From Acidimicrobiia bacterium, a single genomic window includes:
- the nrdR gene encoding transcriptional repressor NrdR yields the protein MRCPGCGSFDDKVVDSRQADDGSAIRRRRACVQCEHRFTTFERLEESSLVVVKRSGEREPFEREKVAMGIRLAAKGRPIDADGGGSLDALITTIEDALRLEGGPEIPSDVVGKAVLEQLREVDPVAAVRFASVYLGFDDLSDFEREVTMLSKRTEPKRR from the coding sequence GTGCGATGCCCCGGGTGTGGTTCCTTCGACGACAAGGTGGTGGACTCCCGGCAGGCCGACGATGGGTCGGCCATCCGTAGGCGCCGAGCCTGTGTGCAGTGCGAACATCGTTTCACCACCTTCGAACGGCTGGAGGAATCGTCGTTGGTGGTGGTGAAGCGCTCTGGCGAGCGTGAGCCCTTCGAGCGAGAGAAGGTGGCGATGGGAATCCGCTTGGCCGCCAAGGGGCGGCCGATCGACGCGGATGGAGGCGGGTCGCTCGATGCGCTGATCACGACGATCGAAGATGCCCTCCGGCTGGAGGGTGGGCCCGAGATCCCCTCGGACGTGGTGGGTAAGGCGGTGCTGGAGCAGTTGCGGGAGGTCGACCCGGTGGCCGCCGTTCGCTTCGCCAGCGTCTACCTCGGCTTCGATGATCTCAGCGACTTTGAGCGCGAGGTGACGATGCTGTCCAAACGCACGGAACCCAAGCGTCGCTAG
- a CDS encoding LysM domain-containing protein, which yields MSSALAFQPAALPDRPAAPARPALRVLEGGRAPARLAAQATFRRRRVGAALVALAVVVALTLLAITALARIAGGIPSPAAGELSPTLGAATGTPGVAARTVVVQTGDTLWSIAATAAPTADIRATIDEIVARNGGEQIVVGQELELPVT from the coding sequence ATGTCCTCCGCCCTTGCCTTCCAACCCGCCGCCCTTCCGGATCGTCCGGCAGCGCCTGCTCGTCCGGCCCTTCGGGTGCTCGAAGGCGGCCGTGCCCCGGCTCGCCTCGCCGCCCAGGCCACCTTCCGCCGCCGCCGGGTGGGGGCCGCTCTGGTGGCGCTCGCCGTGGTGGTAGCGCTCACTCTCCTGGCCATCACTGCCCTGGCCAGGATCGCCGGCGGTATCCCCTCTCCCGCCGCCGGCGAACTTTCGCCCACCCTGGGCGCGGCCACTGGCACGCCTGGGGTGGCTGCTCGCACCGTGGTGGTCCAAACCGGTGACACGCTCTGGTCGATTGCCGCCACGGCGGCACCCACCGCCGATATACGGGCCACCATCGATGAGATCGTGGCCCGCAACGGTGGCGAGCAGATCGTGGTCGGCCAGGAGTTGGAGCTGCCGGTCACCTGA
- the lexA gene encoding transcriptional repressor LexA, with product MADVTLTPRQREVLEVIEKFQRERGFPPSVREIGLAVGLTSPSTVHAHLSTLQKLGFLRRDPSKPRAIEVRFDATSGAPVERRPVRHVPLVGDVAAGTDVLAQENIEETLPLPADFTGEGDLFMLRVRGDSMVDAAIVDGDYIVCHAQSTADNGDIVVAGIPGDEATVKTYTRKGRKVILLPANARLSPMEFDADEVAVFGRVVTVLRRL from the coding sequence ATGGCTGATGTCACCCTCACTCCTCGCCAACGCGAGGTCCTCGAGGTCATCGAGAAGTTCCAGCGTGAGCGCGGCTTCCCGCCCTCGGTGCGTGAAATCGGTCTGGCGGTGGGCCTCACCTCCCCCTCCACCGTCCATGCGCACCTCTCTACGCTCCAAAAACTTGGCTTCCTTCGCCGCGACCCGTCTAAGCCGCGAGCCATCGAAGTGCGCTTCGATGCCACCTCCGGCGCACCGGTAGAACGCCGCCCGGTGCGCCACGTGCCCCTCGTGGGCGATGTGGCCGCCGGCACCGATGTGCTCGCTCAGGAGAACATCGAAGAGACCCTCCCCCTCCCGGCCGATTTCACCGGCGAAGGCGACCTGTTCATGCTGCGGGTGCGCGGCGATTCGATGGTGGACGCCGCCATCGTGGACGGGGACTACATCGTGTGTCATGCCCAGTCCACCGCCGACAACGGCGACATCGTGGTGGCGGGTATCCCCGGCGACGAAGCCACCGTGAAGACCTACACCCGCAAAGGTCGCAAAGTGATCCTCCTCCCCGCCAACGCCCGCCTCTCCCCCATGGAATTCGATGCCGACGAGGTCGCCGTGTTCGGCCGGGTCGTCACCGTCCTGCGCCGCCTCTAA